Genomic window (Streptomyces liliiviolaceus):
GTCCCGAACGGGTGCGCCCAGGACGGTGGTTGGAGTTTCGCAGCCAAGTCGACGGCCTGCTGGTCGAGTTGGACGAGAGGCGGTACGAGCAGGACCGCGAGGACCGTCGCGGCGACGAGCGCCACGGAAACGCGTACCCCGAGGGCGCGGGTGGAGCGGTGGCGGGTGCCGTACGAGCGCCACTTCGGCTCGACTGCCGTCTCAGCCATGGGAGTCGGCTCCGGTCAGGAGAGTCGCGGGGTCACATTTCACTGAGTTCCACCCTCGTGTCGAAGAGTCCGTAGAGCAGGTCCGCGAGCAGGTTGCCGGCCAGGACGGCGACAGTGGCCAGCGCGGTGAGGGCGGCGAGGAGCGGGAAGTCGACGGCGGTGGCCGCCTCCACCGTGGCCGCCGCGATGCCCGGCCAGCTGAAGACGCTCTCCACCAACAGGGCGCCGGTGATGAGTTCGGGCAGCCGGGAGCCGATCAGGGTGAGGACCGGGAGCAGTCCGGAGCGCAGGGCGTGGCCGAGCAGGACGGTGTGTTCGCTCAGGCCCCGGGCACGGGCGCCGCGTACCGGGTCCTCCGCCAGGGCGTCGGCGACACCCTGGCGGACGTACAGGGTGAACCAGGGGAGTTGGGAGACCGCGAGGACTCCGGCGGGCAGCACGAGGTGGCTCGCCACCTGGGCGGCGGTGACCTGTTCGCTGGCGGTGTCGGTCAGGCCGCCCGCCGGCAGGAGGTCCAGCCGCAGGGCGAACAGCCAGATGGCGAGCAGGGCGGTCCAGAACACCGGGGCGGCCGAGAGGACGTAGGCGAGCGAGGTGACCGTGCGGTCGAGCCATCCGCCCTGGCGACGGGCGGCGAGCACTCCGAGCAGTGTGCCCGCCAGGACGGCCGCGGCGAACGCGACCGCGCACAACAGCGTGGACCACACGAGGCGTTCGCCGATCACCTCGGCCACCGGTTGGCGCATCACGCTGGACTGTCCGAGGTCGCCGGTGAGCGCGGAGGTCAGCCAGTCCCACCAGCGTTCGGCGAAGGGCCGGTCCGCACCGAGGTTGGTCCGCAGGCGGTCCAGGGTCTCCCGGTCGGCGCCGAGGGCGGCGGTGCCCGCGTAGGCCCGTACCGGGTCGAAGGGGGAGGCGGCGGCGATCGCGAACATGGCGAAGGTGACGACCAGCAGGACCGGGGCGGCGAACAGGGAGCGTCGCCCGGCCAGCCGGGCCATGGCTCCCCAGGGCGGTCGGCTCACCGCCCGGGCCGCCAGTCCTCGATGTTCCACCAGGGGCCGCCGGCGAATCCGTGCTCGTGCGGCTCCAGTTGCGTGGTCAGGCCCTGCCAGCGGCCGGCGAGGACGTAGACGTGGTCGATGTGGGTGAGGAAGGTGGAGCCGGGGTCCTTCACCAACTCCCGCTGGAGCGTGTCGTACGCCGTTCTGCGCGTCGCCCCGTCCTGGCTGCGGCGGCCGGTGTCGAGGGCCTCGTCCACGGCCGGGTTGTCGTAGTGGCCCATGTTGTTGAAGCCGTTCCCGGCCAGCGAGGAGTGCAGGAGCGTGTAGAGGCCGAAGTCGGGGTCGCCGGTGCTGCCGCCGCCGGCGAGGACCGCGTCGTCCTTCATCCGCGGCTCGATGACCTCCCAGGTGGCGCTCTCGGCCTTCACCTCGATACCGGCCTTCTTGGCGTCGGAGGCGTAGGCGAGGGCGTGGTCCTGGCGGACCTTGTCGCCGGAGGGGTAGAGGAGGGTGAAGGCGGCCCGCCGGCCGTTCCTGGTACGGACGCCGTCCGTGCCGGTCCGCCAGCCCGCCCGGTCCAGGATCCGGTCGGCCCCGTCCAGGTCCTGGGAGCGTTCGATGCCCTTCGCGAACCACGGGTCGTCGACGGGCAGCGGTCCGTACGCCGGGCGGCCCGCGCCGTCGAGGATCCCGGCCACCATGGCCTCGCGGTCCACGGCGGCGTCCAGGGCCCGGCGGATCGCCCGGTCGCCGGTGACCTCGTTCCCGGTGGGCAGGGTGACGGCGCGGAAGTCGTAGGACCTGGCCTCGTAGGTCCTGACGTCCTGGGACTTCCCGCCGCTGTCGTTCCTGTGGGCGGCGGCGAGGTCGGGCGGGAGGATCGCGCCGTCCAGGTCGCCGGAGCGCAGCCGGGTGGCGCGTACGTCGTCGTCCTCGACGACGGCCATGGTGACCGTCTTCACCTTCGGCGCCCCGCCCCAGTACCGGGGGTTGGCCTTGAGGACGAGCTTCTCGCCCTTGCTCCAGGCGGAGAGGACGTACGGGCCGGTGCCGATCGGCTCGGTGTTGAAGGAGCCGGTGTTGGGGTCCTGGCCGCCGGCCACGTGCTCGGGGACGACGGGCAGGACCGTGCGGCCCGCGAAGGGCGCGTAGGGGTACTTGAGCGTGAAGACGACCTTGTCGTCGCCGTCCGCCCGCACCTCCTTGACGGCGTCCAGCTCGCTGCGGGAGCTGTTGTTGGTCCTCTTGTCGAGGACGGTCTCGTACGTGAAGACCACGTCGGCGGCGGTGAGCGGCTCGCCGTCGCTGAACTCGACCCCGTCGCGCAGGGTGTACGTGTAGGTCAGGCCGTCGTCGCCGACCTCGGGCAGTGCCTTCGCCAGCGCGGGCCCGAGCTTGAGGTCGGCGTCCCGGGCGAGCAGGCCGTCGAAGATCTTGGAGTTGCCGTCCTTGCCGTAGCCGAGCAGAGGGCTGAGGGTGTCCGGCTCCGAGGCCACCCCGATCACCACCGAGTCGGCCGACCCGCCACCGCCGGGCCCGTCACCGGGCGCCGAGCACGCGGCGGCCCCGCAGACCATCGCCGTGGCGACGACTGTGCCGCGTATCCATCGGGTCGTCATGAACCCACCCCTTGTTGCCGTCATGATGCTCTTGCACATCACATGCAACAGGGGGATACCCAAGCCGATCGCACATCAGTCCACGACGTGCTCCGCCGGTGACCGGCCATGGGATGTGCCCGGGAGGGCGCCCGGCGGCGGGCGCGGAACGCGGGCCGCTTGTGCACGCCGTACCGCAGACACGTTCACCCTGGACGCGGGTCACATGGCCTGGACCGGATGACGGACGACCGCGTCGAAGAGATAGCCCTGGGTGTTGTGGACGGTGGTCTCCGGCTGCGTGCGGCCCGTGGTGTCGGTCGCACGGGCCAGGAGCGTGTACGTCCCCGGGGCCGCCGGACGCCAGTCGGCGGACCAGCGGACCCAGTCGGCGCGGCGCGGGGCGTCGTGCAGCCGGGCGCGCCGCCAGCTCGAACCGCCGTCGGTGCTCACCTCGACACGTGCCACGGCGCCCGCGCCCGACCAGGAGCGGCCGGTGAGACGGTGTTCGGCGGCGGCCTCCAGGCTTGCGTTCCACGGGAGTTCGAAGGCGGACTTCAGCGTCTGGCGGGTGAGCGGGGCGCTGCCTCCCGCCGGGTACGCGTCGCCGAACAGCCGGTAGAAGTCCGTGTTCCACGGGGAGTACAGCGGCTGGGCGGAGACCTCGATGTCACCGACCCACTTGATCGACGCGATCCCGATCCAGGACGGCACGAGGACCCGTACGGGACCGCCGTGGTCCGGCGGGAGCGGCTCGCCGTTCATCTCGTACGCGAGCAGCACGTCGTCCAGGGCCTTCGACAGGGGCAGCGGGCGGCGGACGCGGCCGAGGTTCGTGCCGTCCGCCGTGACGTAGTCGGCGTCCAGGCCGCGGGGCATGACGTCCACGGCGCCGCGGCTCAGCCCGGCGCGGCGCAGCACCTCGGCGAGCCGTACCCCGCGCCAGCGGGCCACGCCGACCGCGCCCAGCGTCCACGCCGTGCCGGACACGGTCTGGCCCTGCTGTGTCGTGAAGAAGCTGCGGCCGTTGCCCGCGCACTCCACGAACGCGCTGCGGGTGGTGGCGGGCAGGCGCTTGAGGTCGTCGAGCGTGAACTCGGCGGACCCGCCGCCCACGAGGCCGTCCCCCCGGACGGTGACACTCCAGGCGTTCGCGTCCAGGACAGGGGTGGCGGTGTGGTTGCGGACGAAGAAGCGGTCCGTGGGGGTGTGGTGGCCGGTGCCCGCCAGTGCCTCGAACCTGGTCTCCGCGTTCGTACCGCGGGCGGTGAACCAGGCGTCGGGAAGGGGTTTGACTATCCCGGGGACCGCGGCGGCCGTCGCGCGGTCGGTGGTCGCGGTGGCTGTTCGGGGCGCTGTTCCGGTGGCGGTCGCGGAAGCGGCCAGGGCCGGTGCGGCGAAACCGGTGGTGGCGGCGGTGGCTGTGCCGGCCAGTCCGGCGGCGGCCAGCAGACGCAGCATGTCGCGCCGCTCGATGCCGTCGGCCCGGGCTTCGCCCGTGAGCCACTGACGGAGTCTGCGACGGTCGTAGACGGACTCGTCGCTGTACGTACTGGTACGGGACATGGGTGGGCTCCTGCCTGTCGGAGGTTCACGGGCACGGGTGGGGCGGGGGTGGGGTGGTCGCGGGCCGGCGGGTGCGGCGGGGCGCGCCGGGCCTACAGACCTGCGGGTGAGAGTGGGCCGCAGGGAGAGGAGTGCGGCCGGGAGCGCGCGTACGGGCTCGGTGAGGATCAACAACAGCCGTGCGGCGTACGCACGCTGAACCGCGGGGCAGGGCGGCGCCGGCTGAGGATCATGGGCGCCATGGTACGAGGCCGCGCGCCGGCTCGCCGGTGAATCGCGGGAGTCGTGCGCGCTCGGGAGTCGTACGCGCTCAGACGTCGGTCGGCGAGCCCAGGCCGGTGAGGGCGCCGACCGGATCCAGGTCGGGGGTGCCGCGGGGCCACCAGTCGTCATGGCCCGGTTCCGACTCGTACGCGTACCAGAGGCCGTCGTGGCCCAGGCGGAGCTGTATGTGGCCGTGGGGGTGGGTGAGGTGGTTGTGCCAGGGCCGGAAGGCGGGGAAGTCGGCCGCGAGGAGGAGGGGGCGGGCCCGGTCGAAACGGCCCGCCGGAGGGTCCCAGGCCTCTTCCAGGACGGCGAGCCCTTCGAGCCCGCCCTGACGCCACGCGGCGACCGCGCGGGCCAGGTCTCCCGGGGTGCGCCGCGCGGCGGTGGCCAGGTCCGCGTAGAGGGCGCGGGTGGTGGCGGTGAGGCCGGAACCCGGGCGGGTGGCGGCGAGCCGGACGGCGTCCTGCCAGAGTGTCAGTTCGGCGAGGGGGTCGCGGCCGGTGGTGAGCAGGGCGTGCGCGCGTGCGGCCGCGTCCGTGGCCAACTGGTCCAGCGCGAACGGGTCGGGCCCGCCGGGCGAGGCCGGGTAGGCCGGGGGCTGTTCGGGATGCGCGGGCGGCGGCAGCGGGGCGGGCAGGGCCGCCAGAACGCGGCGCTCGACCGCCTCGCGGGCCGGGACCCCGGAAAGCGCCGGTTCCTCGGCGGCGCGGGCCGAGCGGGCGGCCAGGGTGGCGTTGCGGCGGGACAGTTCGTCCAGCAGTTCGCGCTCGCCCCGGCCGCGCAGCAGGAGGAGGACGAACGGGTCTTCGTCCAGCAGTCGCGCGGTCTGGTAGCAGAGGGCGGCCGCGTGCTTGCAGGGGTGGCCGGAGTCGGGGCAGCTGCAGCGCGGGACGAGGTCGCCGGGGCCGGGGAGCAGTTGCACCCCGCAGTCGGCGAGTGCCTGGGGCAGCTCCTTGTCGAGCAACGCGGCGATGTGGGCCGGGCGTTCGGCGGCGGTGTCGAGGAAACGCTCCCAGTCGTCGTCCGAGAGCGTACGCATCCGGATCTGGACGCGGTACGGCCGCGGACGGCTCCCGTGCACGTAGGCGAGCACGAGCCCCGGCGTGACCGTGACGGCGTCGACGTGCCCCTCCCCCGCGTACGCCTTCCCCCGCCCGAGCCGGGCCGCGTCGAGCGCCATCTCCTCCAGCGCGGTGACCCACGCGTTCCCCCACCACGTCTCGGCGAATCCGCCGCCCTCAGGCCGCGCCCGCGCCGGTGGCGGGAACGTACGCCGCAGCTCACCGTCCCGGGCGGGAGCGGCCATGGAACGACCGGCCGCCGGGGCGCTGCGCTGTGCGGGGGCCGGGGTTTCGCCGGGGGTGGGCTCAGCATGGGGATGGGAGTGGGGGTGGGCATGGGGATGGGAGTGGGGGTGGGCATGGGAATGGGCGGCTTCGGAGGCGGGGGGTTCGGTGTCGGCACCGGTGCCGGCCACGGCATCTGCGTCGGCGTGCGTGCGCGCGGAGCCCGGCCCGGTGTCGGACTCGTCCGCCCGCTCCTCCCTCTCCAGCCGGGACGACAGATCGAGGCTGTTGCCCAGCATCTCGGCCAGTTCCCGGACATGGGCCGCCGCCTCGCGGCTGGGACCGGTGGGACGGGTCGGACGTGAGCCGGGAGCGATGGCCGCGGCGCCCCCGCGCCGCTTCCGGGACGCCCCGACTCCCTTGTCCTGCGCGGCCGTTCGCTCCCGCTCGGCCTGAACGCGCGCGGCACGCAACGCCTCCCGGGCCACGTCGCCGGGACGCGAGGTCTCGGAGGCGGCGTCGGGCCGGTCGGCCGCGGGCGGCGCGGAGGCCTCGTCGGGTGGCCCCGCCACCGTCACGTCAGGGACCCTCGTGGATGCCCCCGCCTCCGTAGCGTCTGAGCCCCGCGCGGGCGCCCCCGTCGCCGTCGCGTCGGAAGCCGGGCGCGAGCCACGCGCATCCGGCTGTACGCCGCCCTCGGAGCCCGGTGCTCCTCCCCCGCCGTCGGTCCCGTCCGCGCTGTCACCGCTGTGACGGCCCACGGCTCGGCGGAGTGCCGCGCGGGCGGCGTCGCCCGGGCGGGGCCCGGCTGCCGCGGTCCCCTCGGGGGCCCGGCGCCGCGGCTCCACAGCTGCCGAGGGTGTTATCGAGGCCGGACCAGTACCCGGCGGCGCCTGTGGAGCCGTGGAGGACTCCCCCGAACCCGAACCCGAACCC
Coding sequences:
- a CDS encoding SWIM zinc finger family protein, producing MMSPTEQPGTDGDGTPQADFDADVHDHDDVASSAHGSRPAAEGTRPADAARRALREARRAEANADSGSGSGSGSGESSTAPQAPPGTGPASITPSAAVEPRRRAPEGTAAAGPRPGDAARAALRRAVGRHSGDSADGTDGGGGAPGSEGGVQPDARGSRPASDATATGAPARGSDATEAGASTRVPDVTVAGPPDEASAPPAADRPDAASETSRPGDVAREALRAARVQAERERTAAQDKGVGASRKRRGGAAAIAPGSRPTRPTGPSREAAAHVRELAEMLGNSLDLSSRLEREERADESDTGPGSARTHADADAVAGTGADTEPPASEAAHSHAHPHSHPHAHPHSHPHAEPTPGETPAPAQRSAPAAGRSMAAPARDGELRRTFPPPARARPEGGGFAETWWGNAWVTALEEMALDAARLGRGKAYAGEGHVDAVTVTPGLVLAYVHGSRPRPYRVQIRMRTLSDDDWERFLDTAAERPAHIAALLDKELPQALADCGVQLLPGPGDLVPRCSCPDSGHPCKHAAALCYQTARLLDEDPFVLLLLRGRGERELLDELSRRNATLAARSARAAEEPALSGVPAREAVERRVLAALPAPLPPPAHPEQPPAYPASPGGPDPFALDQLATDAAARAHALLTTGRDPLAELTLWQDAVRLAATRPGSGLTATTRALYADLATAARRTPGDLARAVAAWRQGGLEGLAVLEEAWDPPAGRFDRARPLLLAADFPAFRPWHNHLTHPHGHIQLRLGHDGLWYAYESEPGHDDWWPRGTPDLDPVGALTGLGSPTDV
- a CDS encoding sulfite oxidase; this translates as MSRTSTYSDESVYDRRRLRQWLTGEARADGIERRDMLRLLAAAGLAGTATAATTGFAAPALAASATATGTAPRTATATTDRATAAAVPGIVKPLPDAWFTARGTNAETRFEALAGTGHHTPTDRFFVRNHTATPVLDANAWSVTVRGDGLVGGGSAEFTLDDLKRLPATTRSAFVECAGNGRSFFTTQQGQTVSGTAWTLGAVGVARWRGVRLAEVLRRAGLSRGAVDVMPRGLDADYVTADGTNLGRVRRPLPLSKALDDVLLAYEMNGEPLPPDHGGPVRVLVPSWIGIASIKWVGDIEVSAQPLYSPWNTDFYRLFGDAYPAGGSAPLTRQTLKSAFELPWNASLEAAAEHRLTGRSWSGAGAVARVEVSTDGGSSWRRARLHDAPRRADWVRWSADWRPAAPGTYTLLARATDTTGRTQPETTVHNTQGYLFDAVVRHPVQAM
- a CDS encoding ABC transporter substrate-binding protein; its protein translation is MTTRWIRGTVVATAMVCGAAACSAPGDGPGGGGSADSVVIGVASEPDTLSPLLGYGKDGNSKIFDGLLARDADLKLGPALAKALPEVGDDGLTYTYTLRDGVEFSDGEPLTAADVVFTYETVLDKRTNNSSRSELDAVKEVRADGDDKVVFTLKYPYAPFAGRTVLPVVPEHVAGGQDPNTGSFNTEPIGTGPYVLSAWSKGEKLVLKANPRYWGGAPKVKTVTMAVVEDDDVRATRLRSGDLDGAILPPDLAAAHRNDSGGKSQDVRTYEARSYDFRAVTLPTGNEVTGDRAIRRALDAAVDREAMVAGILDGAGRPAYGPLPVDDPWFAKGIERSQDLDGADRILDRAGWRTGTDGVRTRNGRRAAFTLLYPSGDKVRQDHALAYASDAKKAGIEVKAESATWEVIEPRMKDDAVLAGGGSTGDPDFGLYTLLHSSLAGNGFNNMGHYDNPAVDEALDTGRRSQDGATRRTAYDTLQRELVKDPGSTFLTHIDHVYVLAGRWQGLTTQLEPHEHGFAGGPWWNIEDWRPGR
- a CDS encoding ABC transporter permease — encoded protein: MARLAGRRSLFAAPVLLVVTFAMFAIAAASPFDPVRAYAGTAALGADRETLDRLRTNLGADRPFAERWWDWLTSALTGDLGQSSVMRQPVAEVIGERLVWSTLLCAVAFAAAVLAGTLLGVLAARRQGGWLDRTVTSLAYVLSAAPVFWTALLAIWLFALRLDLLPAGGLTDTASEQVTAAQVASHLVLPAGVLAVSQLPWFTLYVRQGVADALAEDPVRGARARGLSEHTVLLGHALRSGLLPVLTLIGSRLPELITGALLVESVFSWPGIAAATVEAATAVDFPLLAALTALATVAVLAGNLLADLLYGLFDTRVELSEM